The genomic region agttatactAGTCAATACGTATATTTGTATTTTGCCAcgaatattgttacttttattaatattttgctacgattattgttattgttgttgttgttgtccacAACAACAAAGAGATCCCCCCACAACAACAAAAAGGTTTTATCTTATAATTTTTTGAGAAACTCATCCAAATATGATGAGAGTCACAATGAGAATAGTTGCTTTTTATTcgttatattattatttttattgtgtTATTTTATGTGATTGGATGAGATTATGAGAAAGAAGGTTGAAATAGAGGGTTAAAATTTATTGTTGTATGAAGTTTTTGGCAAAATTATCATCTTATGCTAAAATGAGGTTTAAGCCGTGCGTTTTAAACCCCTGCATTTTTTGTTGCACGGGTTTAAGCCGTGCGTTTTCGACCCGTGGATTTTTTTCCTTCAACTCCATCTCGAATTTGGTGAACTTGGTTGAAAGTATTTCACAACAATCCATCTTCTCAGGACcctaaaacaaaaacaataaatttCAGTCAATTTTAGTCATTGCATACAATAATAAAGAGTTAATAACACCAAGAGAAGGACCTAAACTAACCTTTTTTTTCCAGTTAAGGACCTCAATTATCAAAGTTTACAGTTAAGGACTCATTCATCAAATCCGTTAGTTCATAAAAATAAATTACCTTAAAGCCGTAGTTCTTATTTGCTGCTGAGCTTACTAGATTGGTTTGAGCTTTTTTGGAGAGTGAGTCAGCACATCGAGCGAATCGACCGGACCAAATCTTCCCCTGCTGCAGGTTATGAAGGGCAATGAGTTGATAATTTTCCGAGATGGTGTAAACAAGATCAGCATCATCTGATTTCATCAGGGATCGCATCGCCATAATATCACTCAGAGCAGGCTCCGGAAAAAAGTTTTCATTTCCGTTACGGTTACAATATATAGTAGACCGTCTTGGAGGATACTCCAAGCATATTCCTAAATATTCTATAGGATATTATTATGATACAtaataatatctttcctaatatgataatatattctctaataGTTAGATTGTTCGACTCTCAAATGAGTTATTGGGTTTAGTCCCTCTTGTTTTTGACGGTAAGAGGAGTTGGATTTTACCTATTAGTCTATTAAAATATACTTAAATATATTTGTACGAAAACTACACTAATAATTGGATTAATCACCTTAAACTTCTTATATTGCTTTATATTTCTACTCTCTTAACTCTTTTTGCATTTATAGGCTCCTATATCTACTTGTACGAAAGTATTATACAACTGACTCATTTATAGTATATCTATATCTATTTATCTAAAGTAATACCACAGACTATATGGTTTTTTTGTTATGGTTTTTAGTCATGAGTATTAAATTTTAGATTGCATATTTATAGATGTCTCCCCAATTTTAATAGAGGGTTGATTTTTGCattacacattttactcattacagtacgcTTTTTTCCAAATTACCCTTCTCATTTCAGCCCTTGTTTGTACTACAACTTGAAAAAAAagggttttttttgtcaaacacaacctttaaaaaaaacttttttttccaaacaccacctttaaaaaaaagtttgtgaaacacaacctttaataattttttttttggaaaaacacgacattttggctgGAGTTTAACCACTTGCAATCGGGTGATTTTAAGTCGATATTTGAGGTAGCAAACGATGTCGATTTGAGGTGTTCTTAGATTCTTTGGAAAGATGGTGTTGGGTAACACCCAATTGTCCAACACAAGTGTTGTTCAATGTTACAAGATGTTACATGTACATACATTACAAAGTTACAATGTACATGGTGGAGTTCAATGAATTACATTTGATTCATTGTATTAGCTATGGACAAGGGGGACTAATGTCTTTATGAAGATGTTAGTACATGGAATTTGTTCCATAggctttcctatataaaggatggTTTTCATTTGGAAAACAACATAACAATATCTCACAAAATGTAATCAAACAAGGTGACTTAGCTTGATAGAGAGCAAGTCGGGGGTTTGGGGGTGAGAGGCAGTATAACGGGtgtttttatacaataatttaggaggttactctaggGGTAATATTAGTGGAATTGACTAATATTACTGGAGAGCTAgaggttgttatcttatattattgtgaGTTTCGAATTGATATTTAATTTGggacggttacgttgtactggtactatattattatagtggattctagtcgatttggctagtgggttttacttccgTTTTGGAAGGTTTTGCCCAGGGTTTGACCCTAAAATATCGTCTCATCTTAAtattgcttacatttatttacttttacggtttaaTTGTCAATTAGTTGCTTCCGTTGCGCGTGGGAGATTGGCGTTAATTTcccaacagtggtatcagagccactagGCTCGGTCTGGTGGCTGGTTTAATTAACAAGGATGTCAAATATGGGGTCTCAATTTGCAGTACCAAAATTTGATGGTAAAAGTAGCTTCACCCTTTGGCAAAGAAGGATGAAGGATCTCCTGGTACATCTGGGCTTGGCTAGAGCCTTGAAAGGAGATGATGGTAAGCcggagaagatgagtgatgataACTGGGAAGAGGTTTGCACCAAGTGTGCAAGTACTATTAGGTTGTGCATCTCGGATTCAGTCATCAATTGTGTTCTTGATAATGACTCTCCATCGGTGATATGGGAAAAGTTGGAGAAGCTCTACATGGCAAAGAGTTTGACCAATAAGTTGCTTTTGAAGCGACGATTATATCGGTTGAGGATGGACGAGGATGAAAATTTAATTGGACATGTGAATTTGTTCAATGGACTGTTAGACGAGTTGAAGAAGATCGAAGTAAAGCTTGAGGAGGAAGATAAGGCGTTATTACTCCTCAATTCTCTCCCGGACACATATGAGACTTATGTGGATACTATTCTGTGTGGGAAAGACACCATCACAATGGAGCAAGCACAGACAGCTTTATTGACCTTTGATGCGAGGAAGAAGGACAAGGCTGGGATACGGAGCGACAGTACGGGTACAGTTGCAGTTGCTCGGAATGGGAGAGGTCGATCGTTTAATAGGGAGGATGGATCGAAGCATGACAGGTCTCGGTCCAGGAATGCTTCTAGGAATAATGATGTGAAGTGTTTCAAGTGTGGTGACCTTGGGCATATTAGGCGGTTCTGTCCTAAGAAATGCGAGAATGAAGAAAATAAGGGCGACACCAACTTGGTTGCCGGTGAAGGAAGTAGTGGTTGTTTCCTTACCGATGGTAGTGACATATTTGCGGTCACGCATGTAAACGACATGTGTTCCAAGGAAGAATGGATATTAGATTCTAGTTGTGTCAACCACATTTGCACCCGGAAGGATAGTTTTGAGGAGCTCCAAGAAGGCGTGGCTAGGAAATTGAGTTTGGCTGATAACTCAATAGTTGATGTCATGGGTATTGGGGTGGTGAAAATCAAAATGTCAAATGAGGTGGTGCACACTTTGGACAAGGTTGCCTATGTTCCAAAGTTGCGGCAGAATTTAATTTCACTTAGTCAACTAGACTCCGAGGGTTATAGGTGTAAAGCTCATGGGGGAGTAATGAAAGTGACTAAGGGTTCTATGGTCCTCATGAAGGGGGAGCTACGTCGTGGTTTATACCGTTTGGATGCATATGCAGTAAAAACCTCACAGGATGGCTGGAAACGGAAAAATCGTGCACGTGTTTCGTTCGTGGAAGAGGCGACGAAGGTAGATTGTTTTCAGGTTACAGACGGGCGCAAAGGTAAAATTCCTGCTGGTAGAAAGATGGAGAGCAAGAGGTTTATCTCCTGAGTCAAGTAACGCGTCATTGTAGGTTTAGGCCGTATACACGGTGCATTGGCCGTGATATTGAGTTAGGGGTGATGACCGGATACTAACTCGGGTGTGCAGCTGGTAATTTCAAAAGGCCAATGGTTGATTCCTCGGTGGTTGTCTCTTGTGTTGGAGGGGGAGATTTGTTGGGTAACACCCAATTGTCCAACACAAGTGTTGTTCAATGTTACAAGATGTTACATGTACATACATTACAAAGTTACAATGTACATGGTGGAGTTCAATGAATTACATTTGATTCATTGTATTAGCTATGGACAAGGGGGACTAATGTCTTTATGAAGATGTTAGTACATGGAATTTGTTCCATAggctttcctatataaaggatggTTTTCATTTGGAAAACAACACAACAATATCTCACAAAATGTAATCAAACAAGGTGACTTAGCTTGATAGAGAGCAAGTCGGGGGTTTGGGGGTGAGAGGCAGTATAACGGGtgtttttatacaataatttaggaggttactctaggGGTAATATTAGTTGCATTGACTAATATTAGTGGAGGGTTAgaggttgttatcttatattattgtgggtttcGAATTGATATTTAATTCGggacggttacgttgtactggtactatattattatagtggattctagtcgatttggctagtgggttttacttccgTTTTGGAAGGTTTTGCCCAGGGTTTGACCCTAAAATATCGTCTCATCTTAAtattgcttacatttatttacttttacggtttaaTTGTCAATTAGTTACTTCCGTTGCGCGTGGGAGATTGGCGCTAATTTCCCAACAGATGGGAGTACAAGCTTTTCAGGGGTTACTAATACGGTGATGATAGGTGGtcttatgtggggtctattggtgtgtaaagtaaggTTGGTCAAAGAGTGAATTAGAGGTAAAAACAAATCAGAAAAACATCAATTCACTCCTGGTGGAAACACACAGACTATTCTCGGATTCCCAGAGTTGTATTTTTGTCGGAAATTGAGTTTATCAACTGTTAGTTCATGAAATGCAAAATAAGTTGAAAAAGTAAATTTGTTTTAACTCCCATCATTACCAAATCCAAATAATAACCTGTCATATTCTATACCAGTCAGATCCTGATCAAGCTGTCATGTATTTCAGAGTTCAGACAGAAGGACAACCTTGCTGGCGAGACGTCACATAAACATTACTCATTCGATTGAAATTATGGTAATATCAGTCAAGCAAAGTGACAGGCTAAAGCATTTAatcaataataataacagtaatcaAGAAACATCTTTGGGCTACATACATGTTTTGAGATCGTCCAAAATGATATGGTTGTCGAAAATTTATATCTGATAGCCCCATCTGTACTACTCACATGGTTTTGCCTCAAAACTTTAGGAGAAGTTCGGTCAACATTGAAGTGACATGTCCTTGGCTTGAAGCTATAAAACTTGATCGTCCTCAAGTCTCAAGCATCCAATTCAAACACTCTTCCAAGTAATTTCTTATCCAAGAACAAAAACACCATTCTATACATTCATCACCCGTTGAAACCCACAAAATGATTAGTACAAAGAAGCTTATTAAGATGGCGAAAAAATGGCAAAGACTAGCTATTGCTAGCAGGAAGAGGATTTCCTGGTCAAGAGCTGTTGCCAAAGACGGATGCTTTGTCGTCTACACAACGGATGGAAGACGGTTTATGATTCCACTGACGTATTTGAACAACGAGATTGTAAAGGAGCTCTTGAGATTGGCTGAGGAAGAATTTGGGATGACAAGTTCAGGGCCGATTACCTTGCCCTGTGATTCAAGTTTCATGGAGTACGCTATCTCTATGATTCAAAGACATGCTTCAGACGATGTGGAGAGAGCATTGATTTCATCTTTAGTGACCTGTAGATCATATGAACATCAAGGGATGAACCAACAGTTGCTCATCACTGGTTTTTAGAGCAAAAGTTTAGTCATTTGTACAGAATTTTAGCATTTTAGATTGTAGAACAAGTTTACTTGGGAGCTAATTAAATTTCTATCGAAATTAAAGTTCAATTAAATTGTTACTCTCTTGTAGAATATTAGCAATATATGTCTCTTTGAATCTTTCTTTCCTTCATTGTCTCAGGACTGTGTCGATTGCCTTTCGAGAAGTTTAATTTTAACAATAGTTACATGACAGGACAAAAAAAATAACGAATTtactttttttattctttgtgagaggtcaaaggtaaacaaatgattgcaATGGAGGAATATGATTTATGAAATAATACTTCACCTGATGGAGGTGGCTGCTATCTCTAAAATCGGAATGAAACACACCATATACTGTCATTCTCACAACATAAAACTAGAACTGAATAAACAGCAACAGTAAGCCTCATTGCCTCAAAAACTGCTTTCAAATAACATGCAGTGAAAACTGTTTGAGAGGTAGTATCAGCCAATTCAACTGCTAGTTCACTATATTAAAAGGACAGTCAGTCTAGATCGCCGTTTGTGTATTCTGTCACTAGAGTAAAATAAACAAGGGTAAACATTGTCTAGTTAGCTTGGTTCAATAATTCTTTAATATACAGAAAATCAGTTCTCCGTCGTTTAGCTTAACAGACAGTCTCTTCATTATTTGGATTAGCTTACAGGAACAGAAGTGACAGGTAACAGCTGAGATGTTGGATGAAGTCTTTCATATTATCCAAAACGAACAAAGGCGAATTAGTTGTACATTACTTTCATACAATATAAGAACAAATCTAATGGATAAACAATGAAAGGTGCTTGAAATTAGTCATCAAGAAGACATCTTAGGTCTACATAATAACTTGTAAATCTAAAATTAGACAAACCCACCTGAAATTCCCACATGGTTTTGCCACCAAACATTGAAAACAAGGTGTTAGTTAGCATTAAACTGATCTGTCTTCAGTTTGAACCTATAAAACTTGACTATTTCTCCATGTTTTTTCATAATCAAACACAACACAACTTGTTCATCTTTACACTTCTTAATTACAATACTTTCTCATATTTTTCGCTTAAAATCAGTAAAAATGATCAGTACAAAGAAACTCGTCAAGATGGCAAAGAAGTGGCAAAGAATAGCGATTGCCAGCAGGAAGAGGGTTTCCTGGTCGAGACCAGTGGCCTCTGAAGGTCATTTTGTTGTTTACACAACTGATGGAAGACGGTTCATGATTCCCTTGACATACCTGAACACAGATATTTTTAGAGAACTATTAAGAATGGCAGAGGAAGAATTCGGCTTAGATGCTTCCGCACCAATCACCTTGCCTTGTGATTCGAGTTTCATGGAGTACATCATTTCTATGATCCGGAATCATGTGTCTAAGGACTTGGAAATCGCTTTAATTGCATCTTTAGCCAACTGTAGATTCTCAGTAGTTGGACATCAAGAGCAAACAAACCAACATTTGCTTATCTCTAGTTTCTAAGACattaatttttcattattttgtACAGAACAGATGTAGTCTTCTTACCTAGAAATCAGAATTAATGAGATTTAAGTTTGAACAGCAGTATTATTGGTAGCATCACTTTTGATTAATTAAAATGCAGAAATTACAAATATAGTCTTTTACTCTTGTAGGATAAGGGGGCTGGAGCCATGTAATTATTTTTGACTGACTGGTAATGTAATTTGATCCGAGAATTGATGCAATATTGTTTGAACATAATTTGAAAAGCATCAACAGAACATAAAACTTTTCCTGATTATTCTCTACATGTTTATACTTTCAAAACAGTCATAAAAAGTACTCTGTATCACAGAACATCACTATGTGGAATTTCAATGAAACATACCATAAGTCCTCTGGTGCCATAAAAGATTTAGTGTTGGCTTGTTCGGATACTAGTACAGTCAGTACATCAGATACCAATCCTTCAAAAACCTTCCGCTCTAAACTTGTGGGATAATAGAGTTTGATGCGTGCAGCCTTAAACTTGTGGTTGAAACACAACTAAACTATTCTTGGAATCCCACAGTAACAATTTTGTCGAGAATTGCATTGATTGACTGTAACTTCCATCATATAGGAAATGCAAAATAATTTTATCAGTAACTACTGTATAATTTTCCAAACTCAAAAAACAACCCGTCAATTTCTGTATAGTCTCAGCTCTAAATGTTCAAATTGTCATAAATTTCAGAGTTCAGACAAAAGGACAGCACTGCTGGCGAGACGTATACTCAATTGAATTATGGCATGATCAGTCAAGCAAAGTGACAGGCCAAAGCATTTGATCAATAACAACCAAGAACTATATACCTGGCCTACATGTTTTGAGATCATCCAAAATGATTTGGTTGTCGAAAATTATATCTGATATCCCCACCTATAATACTCACATGGTTTGCCTCATAACTACAGGAACTACCTTGGCCACATTGAAGTGACATGTCCTTAGCATGAAGCTATAAAACTTTACCATTCTCAAGTCTCAAAGCATCCAAATTCAAATACTCTTCCAAGTAATTTCTTCGCTAAGAAAAAAAACACATTCTTTACTTTCTTATTAAGATGATTAGCACAAAGAAACTTATTAAGATGGCCAAAAAATGGCAAAGACTAGCTATTGCTAGCAGGAAGAGAATCACCTGGACAAGACCTGTTGCCAAAGAGGGTTATTTTGTCGTCTACACAACGGATGGAAGACGGTTTATGATTCCATTGACATATCTGAAGAACGAGATAGTAAGGGAGCTCTTGCGATTGGCTGAGGAAGAGTTTGGGATGACTAGCTCAGGGCCAATTACATTGCCTTGTGATTCAAGTTTTATGGAGTATGCTATTTCCATGATTCAAAGACATGTATCAGAGGACGTCGAGAAAGCCTTGGTCTCATCCTTAGTCGCTTGTCGATCATATGAACATCTAGAAACAAACCAACAGTTGCTCATCAGTAGTTGTTAGAGTAGATTTCTGTCATTTGTACAGAGTAGTTAGTATTGTAAATTCTAACACAAATTTATTTGAGAGCTAATGACATTTCTGTGGAGATTGAAGTTACATGAAATTATTATGCTCTTATGACAAACTCACTTCCAAAGTCTTTCAAGAAGTTTATTTTACTGTGACTAAGACTCGAGTATGAACTACACCACATATTACATCAACTGATAATCAAAATCATAACAGAAAACAGTAAATAACAAACATGAGCTAGCCTTATTGCCTTAAGGTTTTGGCCTTTGTTGGGTAAGAAGTCGGAAATACGCAACCTTACCCTTAGTTAAAAAGATTGAGAGAATGTATCTGAACTTCTCATAATGAAAAGAGCTCAAGGAATCTCAAAGAACCGCATCACTAAGTGCTAACTCACAATATAAAAAGGACAGACAGACGTTTCGTGTTTCCTGTCAAGTACTGAAAATTTAATCTGCAAGTCTAAATATGGGATATGTAGAAAATAAAGATGTTGGAATCTTTGGAACCCTTCAAAAGAAAGGTAAACATTATCGAGTTGGTTCAGTAAGTTTTCCATGGACAGAAAATCGATTCTGTGTCGTTTAGCTTAACAACATAGTCTCTACAGTATTTGGATTAGGTTACAGGAACAGAAGTGACTGGTAACAGCTAATATGTTAGATGAACATTACTTTCTTACAATATAAGTATTAACAATATTATTTCTACAAATAAAGAGAAGattacacaatcaatcaactccACAAATCAAACAACACCAATCAGTCAATGATACTCTCAATATTGTAATTATAGACAATATAATGTATAGGCTCCCTTTTCTATCCTTATTTAGACTAGCATTCATCCTATATATATACTTAGAGCTATAGCATTGTAAATTACATTCAGTCAATATACAAATTACATCTTCTTTATATGGTATCAAGGAGTCATAAGAAATCCTACCACAACCCTCTCTCAACCCGTCCCACAACCACCTTCAAACGCTCCACTCCCTCTGATTTTCCCACCGCACTAACCACCATGACCAACCCCGAAAGCATGATTCCCAATCCACATGAAACCACCAAACCCTTGATTTCAATCAATTTGAGTCACTGTGTAAAACTCACGCCGCTTAACTATGTCTCTTGGCGGTTTCAACTTATGAATATCCTCTTCGGGTACAGCCTATTTGGCTTTCTCGATGGATCAACCGcatcaccaccacccaccatcACCGGTTCTGACAAAACAGAACAACCCAATCCCGCATACCTCTCGTGGCTCAAGCAGGATGGCTTGATCCTCGGGGCTTTAATGGGCACACTAAGTGCCACGGTTCAGGCACTAATCGTGCGTGCTACCTCGGCCAAAGAGGCATGGGACATACTCTCGAGCACCTATAACAATCCTTCTCGAGCCCATGTTCTTCAACTTAAAGAAAGATTAAACTCAATAGTCAAACCCGCTGATCAAAAGATCAGTGACTATATGAACACCTTCAAAACTTGTATTGATCAATTGGCTTTATTGGGTACAACCGTAGACCCTGATGCATGACATAGTCTCGAAAATTCTTCGTGGGCTTAattacaatttatataaaccagtTATCGATGCCGTGAGAGCCCGTGACGATTCGATCTCTTTCGAGTTGCTTCACGAAAAGCTCCTGCATCATGAAATTCTCTTAGACCAACAACCACAAACTGACCTATTTCAACCTACTGCTAATGCCGCCTTTCGCCACAACAATAACTACTGTGGTAACAACCGTCAAACCACCAATACACCACAATACAACCCCGCTGCCACCCCTGCTTCCGCATCCACAGCTGCAACCCCACGTCCTTTTAAAGGCCGTTGTCAGTGGTGTCGTCAAGTTGGTCACGTTATTGCACACTGCCCATATTTTCGCCAGAAATTCCCACACATTACCTTCCCTGCCCCACCACCTCGTCAACACCAGCAAGCTCCCCAAGCCCACACGGCAACCGCTGTCCCGCCTCCCAACTTTAACCCCAACCAGAATTATTTACTTGATAGCGGAGCATCGCATCATGTAACCCATGACCTCGATACACTCGCTCTCCATTCACCTTACTTTGGCCCGGATGACCTCGTTATTGGAGATGGCTCGACATTGGAAATTGCCAACATAGGTTCATTTCAATTACCTTCTTCTTCACTTAAGTTCACTAATGTTTTACATGTACCAAAGATTTCTCGTAATATTTTATCTATATCAAAACTATGTCATGATAATAATGCATATGTGATTTTCTCATCATCGTCTTTTTTTGTTAAGGCAATTTCGACGGGCCAAACACTTCTCCAGGGCAAGGCTAAAGATGGAGTTTACGAGTTGAGCAACGCGCAACCAATGGCTTATTTAACCAAGAAAGGCTCAACTCACCTATCATGGCATCATAGACTAGGACATCCTACCTTTGATGTAATGAATTATATTAATAAAGATGCACCATTTCCTATTTCAAACTTTTCTTATTGTGACTCTTGTCAAATTAGCAAGAGCAAAAAGCTTCCATTTGCGATATCCACGTTCAAAACCACGGCACCATTAGAACTCATTTATTCGGACCTATGGACAAGTCCCATATTATCTCACGAAAACTATAAATATTATGTCGTATTTGTAGACCACTTTAGCAAATACATATGGCTTTTTCCGCTTAAAAATAAGTCCGAAACCACACAAGTCTTTCTCCGTTTCAAAGCACTTGTTGAAAAATATTTCAAcaaaacaattaaacaatttttttcCGATAATGGTGGAGAATTTCAGAAATTAAATCCCGAACTACTTAATAATGGCATAAGTCACTTTACTTCACCACCTCACACTCCTGAACATAATGGGTATGCTGAAAGACGTCATCGACACACAGTCGAAACGGGCCTCGCGTTACTAGCTCACGCCGGCCTACCTACCAAATTTTGGCAATTTGCCTTTAGTACGGCGACGTACCTTATTAATCGTCTCCCTACTAAAACATTACATGGTGATACTCCATACTTCAAACTACACAATACTAAACCTGATTATCACAAACTACACAACTTTGGATGTCTTTGTTATCCTTGGCTAAAACCGTATACAAAACATAAACTTGAATATCGGTCTAAACCTTGCATTTTTGTTGGCTATTCGTCCACTCAAAGTGCATTTCATTGTCTTGACCCCAAAACCAATAGAATTTATACATCTCGCCATGTCAAATTTATCGAGGATGAATTTGCATACCATCGATTACTTCAAAAGGAGTCACTAACATCAACACACAATGATCCCGATGAGTGGTGTTCTCTTGTTATACCTATATTACCTACACCTACTTCGACACCATCAAATCCACTACAAACTCGACAGTCCCGACATCCCATTCGCACAACTTACTCTCGCAGACCAATTCCTTCAAAAAATCCCTCCAACACCACGCCACAACTCACTTCGAcacctccctccaccaccacgcaGCAACACAATACCACCTCTCAAGCATCGACCCAACCTACCACTTCCACGCCTTCCCCGCCTATAAACACACCGGCTCCACCTCCCCCAAATCGCACTGTCACTACTCGTTTAGATAATAACATACGCAAACCCAATCCTAAATAT from Silene latifolia isolate original U9 population chromosome 3, ASM4854445v1, whole genome shotgun sequence harbors:
- the LOC141646365 gene encoding auxin-responsive protein SAUR62-like, encoding MISTKKLIKMAKKWQRLAIASRKRISWSRAVAKDGCFVVYTTDGRRFMIPLTYLNNEIVKELLRLAEEEFGMTSSGPITLPCDSSFMEYAISMIQRHASDDVERALISSLVTCRSYEHQGMNQQLLITGF
- the LOC141649842 gene encoding auxin-responsive protein SAUR66-like, with amino-acid sequence MISTKKLVKMAKKWQRIAIASRKRVSWSRPVASEGHFVVYTTDGRRFMIPLTYLNTDIFRELLRMAEEEFGLDASAPITLPCDSSFMEYIISMIRNHVSKDLEIALIASLANCRFSVVGHQEQTNQHLLISSF